The Desulfobulbus propionicus DSM 2032 DNA segment AAGACGAGGCCTGGCACCGGGGCACCTGCCGTTTGTGCGGTGTTGGCTGCCGGGTGGAACTCGGGGTGAAAAACGGCGTGCCCTTTGCCTTGCGCGGGGTGGCCGATGCGCGCACCAATTACGGCTATCTGTGCATGAAGGGCATGCATTTCTGGAAATGCATGGGCCACAAGGATCGTCTGACCAAGCCGCTCTACCGCGAACGGAAGGCCGATCCCTTCAAGGAGATCAGCTGGGACAAGGCTCTGGATATCGCCGCCGAGCGGTTTAGCTCCGCGGTCAAGGCCCATGGCGGCAATGCGGTGGCCTATTACGGTTCCGGCCAGTGTCTGACCGAAGAAACCTACCTGTTCCAGAAGATCATGCGCGGCGGGCTCAAGACCAACAACGTCGAGGGCAATCCCCGCTTGTGCATGGCCAGCGCGGTGGGTGGCTACATGACCTCCTTTGGCGCCGACGAGCCCATCGGTGGCTATGCGGATCTGGAAAAGGCGCACTGCTTTTTCATTATCGGCTCCAACACCGCCGAGGCCCATCCGGTGCTGTTCCGCCGGATCATGCGGCGCAAGCTCGACAATCCCGAGGTCAAGGTCATCAACGCCGACCCCCGGGTGTCGCAGACCTCGCGCATTGCCGACAAGCACCTCCAGTTCAAGCCGGGCACCGATCTCTCCCTGCTCAACGCCATGGCCAAGGTGATCATCGACGAGAAACTCCATGACCAGCAGTTCCTCGGCAACTATGCGGTGTTCAAACAAGGCAAGGAAGCGAAGGCGGCCAGCTTCGACGAATTCGCTCAGTTTGTCGCCCCCTATACGCCCGAGGCCGCGGCCAAGACCTGCGGCGGCACCATCACCGCCGACGATATCCGTCAGGTGGCCCGCTGGTTCGCTACCTCCAAGGGCACGGTCAGCCTGTGGTGCATGGGCATCAACCAGCGCAAGCAGGGCGTGTGGGCCAACAACCTGATCCACAACCTGCACATCCTCACCGGCCAGTTGATGAAGGAGGGAGCCGATTCCCTGTCACTCACCGGCCAGCCCAATGCCTGCGGCGGCGTGCGCGAGGCCGGAGGATTGTGTCATATCCTCCCCGGTCATCGGCCGGTGGAAAAAGAGAAGATGCGCAACCAGGTGGAAGAGGCTTGGGGCATTCCCCTGGGCCGCATCCCGGCAGAGCCGGGGCTGCACACCATGGATCTGTTCACCGCCGTCAACAAGGGCACGGTCAAGGCGGTATGGATCAACTGCACCAGTCCGGCCCAGAGCCTGCCCAACTGCGACCTGTACAACAAGGGATTGGCGAGCGACGACTGCTTCATCGTCTGCACCGACATTTTTAAAACCCGCACCACCGAGTACGCCAACCTGATTCTGCCGACCGCCTTCCACTTCGAGAAGACCGGGGTCTACGGCTGCACCGAACGGCGCTCGCAACTGACCCGCAAGGCGATCAAGGCGCCGGGCGAGGCCAAGCCCGAGGTGTGGATCGCCCGCGAGTGGGCCAAACGCTTGGCCACCAAGCTTAACGATCCGGTCATCGCCCAGTGCGTCAAACCTTTTGACGGTCTGGAGGAGGATTTCGCCCTGCCGCAGGCCATCTGGGACGAGTATACCCAGAAACTGACCAAGGGCCGCGACAACGACCTGCGCGGCGCCAGCTACGCGGTGCTGGGCCGCATGGCCGACGGCGTCCAATGGCCGGCGCCCACCGAGGAGTTCGCCCTCAAAGGCGGCACGGTCAAGAAGTTCGTCAAGGGGTTGGACCCCATGGCCGACAGCGAATCGAAAAACGATCTGCCCTATCAGTTCTACGGTCCGGCCCACGAGGACCGCAAACTGTGGATCTGGCTGCGGCCCCAGGCCGAGCCCTCGGAGGTGCCGGACGCGGACTATCCCTTCTATCTGTCCACCGGCCGGATCATCGACCACTGGCACACCATGTCCATGACCGGCCGCATTCCCGAACTGCTGCGGGCCAACCCCTATGCCTATGTGGAGATCAACCCCAAGGACGCGGCAAAACTGGGCATCAAGCCCGGAGACATGGTCGAGGTCAGGTCACGGCGCGGGGTCAACCTGCTGCCGGCCAAGGTCTACGAAGGGCCGATCGAGGGCATGGTGTTTGTCTATTGGCACGACCAGGAGCAGACCAGGATGATCAATAAAGTGACCAAGGACGATTACGACCCGGCCTCCAAGGAGCCGGAGTTCAAGATCTGCGCGGTTCAGATCCAGCGCGTTTCCGGGCCGCGGCCACTCACCCCGTTTTTGGTTTGATCGGTGCGGACGGGAAGAAGCTTTTTTCTTCCCGTCACGTTATCCTCTGAAAAGACGAGTCATTTTGTCATGGAGACCTTCCGATGCCCATCGGTGGAGCAGTGATCGCGATTCGGCCAGCCGATATGGAGACGGCCACAACTCAGTTGCTTGCCCTGGCCGGGGTGGAAATCCACGGCGCGGATCAACGCGGCAACATTGTCGCGGTTCTGGAGACCCAAACCTGCGACGAGATGGAGCGGCTGCTCACGGCAATCAATGAGTGCCCCCTGGTTCTCCATGCCGGCCTGACCTACCTCAACATGGAAGACCAACTGGCGGACACGGTCAATACGCGGACGCGACCAACCGGGGAAGATGGAGCCGGAGTGTGAAGCGCCGCCACCTCCTCAAACTGCTCGGCCGCCTGGTGACCGCCTCGGCTGTTCTCGGGGTGCGCGAGGGCCATGCCAGCCTGTTCCGGTCGCCGGTGACCACCAACCGCCTGCGGCCGCCCGGCGCGGTGCCGGAGGAACGTTTTGCCGGCCAATGTATTCGCTGCGGCCGCTGCGTGGAAAGCTGCCCCTACCGCTGCATCACCATGCTCGATATCCGCGCCGGCATCCACGCGGGCACGCCGTTGATCGCGGTGGAACTGAAACCTTGCGCCCTGTGCATGAAGTGCGTGCTTGTCTGTCCCACCGGCAGCCTGCGCAGGGTTGCGCAAGAAGCCACCCGCATGGGCACGGCGGTGATCAACCGGTTTACCTGCGCCGCCTGGAGCGGAGTGGCCTTGTGTCGGACCTGCTACGATGTCTGTCCGTTCAAGGAGCGGGCCATCGTTCTCAGAAAGCTGATGCCCGAAGTGATCGAGGACGCCTGCACCGGCTGCGGCCTTTGTACCCATGCCTGCCCAATCGTCACCGACAAGGGGCTCAAGGCGGTCAACATTGAACCGTTGGCGAGAGTCCTTCCGACATGAATGCCCGCCGTCAGATTCAGCCGTTGGCCATCGCCGCCCGGGTCCGTTACGACACGTGGCGCCGTCTGTTGTTGGCCGTTGCCTTTCTTCTTTTGTTGATCAACCCGGCGCTCAACTATTTTTTGGGGATCACCTTTGTCCAAGGCTGGTTCCAATCGCTGGGCATCGGCGAACTCCGCCTGATTTCGCCGCTCGAAGGGATGGAAAGCCTGCTGGTCACGAGACAGTTCTCGTTCTCGACCCTCATCGGCATGCTGATCCCCTTGTTGCTCGCCGTCTTGCTTGGCCGAGTTTTTTGTTCCTGGATCTGCCCGATCAGTTTCTTGGCCGAGACGGTGGCTGTTGTCAGGCAGCGGATCGCCCGGGAAAAAAATCTTCGCGACCGGCTGGTGCTGGCTCGGCGGGTTCTGTGGTTCACCTTGATCGCCGAGCTGCTTCTCTCCCTCGTCCTCGGCGCGCCGTTATTTGTTTTCCTCTCGCCACCCGGTCTGGTGGGAAGGGAATTGATGATGGCCGTCTACTTCCGCAATCTGGCCTGGGAAGGTGTCCTGATCATCGTTATTGTACTGCTGGAGTTGCTGACCCGTCGTTTCTCCTGCCGCTATTTCTGTCCACTGGGCGGACTGCTGGCCCTAGTCGGCATGGTCAGGCGATTGGTGATCCGGCGTCATGCCGAGAGCTGTACCGGCTGCGGCCGTTGTGATCGCGCCTGTCCCCTCGGGCTTGCGCCGAGTAGGGATGAATCGCTCTCCGCCTACTGCTGGAATTGCGGCATGTGTGTCGACAGCTGCGACCACGGCGCCTTGGCGTTTTGCTGGCGGGGAGGACCCGTCGCCACGGGGCAGGGGAGAGGGGATGCGCCCCCACCAAGCGCCATGATCGGCGTGATTGAGAAAAAATAATCAATGAATCCGTTGCGAAAGACCTGGCGGCACCGGCCACTTCGCCAAGGTATTCGTTGACTATCCCCCCGTGATTTGTCATAACATCTCCGTCGAGAGTGGTACAGCGTCTTGTTCAATAACCGAGGAGGAGAGGATGAAAAAACGAAATGGTGCCCTGCGGATGCTCCGCTGCGGCTGGTTGTGCGTGTTGAGTTTGGTACTGATGACCTCGCTGGCCCAGGCGGCGGCTATCAAAATCGGTGCCATTTTGGCCGAAACCGGTCCGGCGGCCTTTTTGGGCGGCCCGGAAGTCCGATCGCTGCGCATGCTGGTCGAGGAGCTCAACGCCAAGGGAGGGATCAACGGCAAGACCATCGAGTTGATCGTCAAGGACTCCGCCGGCAGCCCGGAGAAGGCGGTCTCCTTTGCCAAGCAGTTGATCGAGGAGGAAAAGGTGTTCGCCATCATCGGCCCCTCGACCAGTGGCGAGAGTCTCAGCATCAAGAAGATCGCCGAGGACGGCAAAACCATTCTGATTTCCTGTTCGGCGGCGGAACTGATCGTCAATCCGGTGGCGCCGCATGTGTTCAAGACCGCGCCCAGCGACAGCTATGCGGCCCAGCAGATTTTCATGACCATGCAGAAGAAGGGGATCAAAAAGATAGCGGTCCTGGCCGGCAACGACGGGTTTGGCAAAGCGGGCAAGGAACAGTTGGCGAAGAATGCCCAGGCATTCGGTATCACCATTGTCGCCGAGGAAGTGTATGACAAGAGCGCCACTGACCTGATGGCCATTGTCGCCAAGCTGAAGGCCAATGCCGAGATCGAGGCGGTGGTTAACTGGTCGATCGTGCCGGCTCAGTCCATTCTAGCCAAGAATATCCGTCAAGCCACATGGGATGTGCCCCTCTACCAGAGCCACGGATTTGCCAACATCAAATACGCCGAGACAGCGGGTGTGGCCGCCGAAGGCATCATCTTTCCCGCCAGCCGCCTTCTGGTTGCCGAAGCGTTGCCCGCCGGACCGCAGCGGGACTTTCTGCTGAAATACAAGAATTCCTATGAATCCAAGTTCAACGAGAAGGTATCCACCTTTGGCGGCCATACCTACGACGCCATGACCATTCTCGCCAAGGCCATCGAGGTCGGCGGCGAGGATCGGGAAAAGGTGCGCGCCGCCATTGAAAATATCAAAGGATTGATCGGCACCGCCGGCACCTTCAATTTCTCGCCCACCGATCATGGCGGATTGGGGCTGGATGCCTTTGCCATGCTCACGGTCAAAAACGGCCAGTTCGTCCTGCTGGAACAGTAATCGGCCTTGTCAGCGGGGATGCTCTCCCGCCGGACAGTGAATGAGGGGAAGGGAGCCAGCTGGTTCCCTTCCCCTTTTTGCGGTGCGCTCCCCTGGACCGTTGCCAGCGGAAAAGAATGGCCTGTCCGTCTTGCCGTGAGCACGGCTTCATGGTATAGGAGGCGCAATTTCGCACCAACCGCCTGCACAATGCTGCCGGCAAGCGCCTCTGTTCAATTCGTCCATTCTGTCTAACAAGGAGAACAACGCACCATGGAACGTACATTTGCCATCATCAAGCCCAACGCCTTCCTTGCCGGCAATGCCGGGAAAATCATTGCCCGCATCTATGCCGAGGGGTTCAAGATTGTTGGCATGAAAAAGCTCTATTTGAGCAAACGCGAGGCCGAAGGATTCTATTACGTGCACAAGGACCGGCCCTTTTTCGGCGAACTGACCGATTTCATGTCCAGCGGACCCTGCATCGTCATGGTGCTGGAGGCGGAAGGGGCGATCAAGAAATGGCGTGATCTGATGGGCGCCACCAATCCGGCCAATGCCGCCGAAGGCACCCTGCGCCGTGAATTCGGCGATTCCCTGGAAGCCAACGCCACCCATGGATCCGATGCCCCGGAAACCGCGGCCTTTGAGATCGGCTATTTCTTTTCCGGCCTGGAACTGCTGATGTGATTGCCTCCGGGTTTTCATTTTGCCAACCACAAAAAAAGGCGGCCCCGAGGGACCGCCTTTTTTTGTGTCATTTCGATGAGATCACAACTTAAGAGGTGAATTACTTCCCTCCTTCCAGCAACTGTCCCTGCATTTCAATCAGTTGTTCCAGCAGGCTGTTAGTCAACTCGGCTTTCTGCTGCATCATTTGCTGGCACATGGCCATGTGTCCCATGTCCATGCCGCCGTGCGGCATAGCCGAACCGGCGTGCCCCTGCTTGTCGCCATGTCCCTGACCGTGTTGCATGTTTTGCATCATGGGACACTTGCCTGATTGCATCATCGCCCCGCAACCGAGACCATTGAGCATGTTCAAGGCTTTGGTCATTGAGGTTAGGT contains these protein-coding regions:
- a CDS encoding 4Fe-4S dicluster domain-containing protein, with product MKRRHLLKLLGRLVTASAVLGVREGHASLFRSPVTTNRLRPPGAVPEERFAGQCIRCGRCVESCPYRCITMLDIRAGIHAGTPLIAVELKPCALCMKCVLVCPTGSLRRVAQEATRMGTAVINRFTCAAWSGVALCRTCYDVCPFKERAIVLRKLMPEVIEDACTGCGLCTHACPIVTDKGLKAVNIEPLARVLPT
- a CDS encoding nitrate reductase produces the protein MAQTRRDFIKKTAALSAASLVGMQLPVDVNTMARAAEDEAWHRGTCRLCGVGCRVELGVKNGVPFALRGVADARTNYGYLCMKGMHFWKCMGHKDRLTKPLYRERKADPFKEISWDKALDIAAERFSSAVKAHGGNAVAYYGSGQCLTEETYLFQKIMRGGLKTNNVEGNPRLCMASAVGGYMTSFGADEPIGGYADLEKAHCFFIIGSNTAEAHPVLFRRIMRRKLDNPEVKVINADPRVSQTSRIADKHLQFKPGTDLSLLNAMAKVIIDEKLHDQQFLGNYAVFKQGKEAKAASFDEFAQFVAPYTPEAAAKTCGGTITADDIRQVARWFATSKGTVSLWCMGINQRKQGVWANNLIHNLHILTGQLMKEGADSLSLTGQPNACGGVREAGGLCHILPGHRPVEKEKMRNQVEEAWGIPLGRIPAEPGLHTMDLFTAVNKGTVKAVWINCTSPAQSLPNCDLYNKGLASDDCFIVCTDIFKTRTTEYANLILPTAFHFEKTGVYGCTERRSQLTRKAIKAPGEAKPEVWIAREWAKRLATKLNDPVIAQCVKPFDGLEEDFALPQAIWDEYTQKLTKGRDNDLRGASYAVLGRMADGVQWPAPTEEFALKGGTVKKFVKGLDPMADSESKNDLPYQFYGPAHEDRKLWIWLRPQAEPSEVPDADYPFYLSTGRIIDHWHTMSMTGRIPELLRANPYAYVEINPKDAAKLGIKPGDMVEVRSRRGVNLLPAKVYEGPIEGMVFVYWHDQEQTRMINKVTKDDYDPASKEPEFKICAVQIQRVSGPRPLTPFLV
- a CDS encoding 4Fe-4S binding protein, with product MNARRQIQPLAIAARVRYDTWRRLLLAVAFLLLLINPALNYFLGITFVQGWFQSLGIGELRLISPLEGMESLLVTRQFSFSTLIGMLIPLLLAVLLGRVFCSWICPISFLAETVAVVRQRIAREKNLRDRLVLARRVLWFTLIAELLLSLVLGAPLFVFLSPPGLVGRELMMAVYFRNLAWEGVLIIVIVLLELLTRRFSCRYFCPLGGLLALVGMVRRLVIRRHAESCTGCGRCDRACPLGLAPSRDESLSAYCWNCGMCVDSCDHGALAFCWRGGPVATGQGRGDAPPPSAMIGVIEKK
- the ndk gene encoding nucleoside-diphosphate kinase, whose amino-acid sequence is MERTFAIIKPNAFLAGNAGKIIARIYAEGFKIVGMKKLYLSKREAEGFYYVHKDRPFFGELTDFMSSGPCIVMVLEAEGAIKKWRDLMGATNPANAAEGTLRREFGDSLEANATHGSDAPETAAFEIGYFFSGLELLM
- a CDS encoding chaperone NapD, which encodes MPIGGAVIAIRPADMETATTQLLALAGVEIHGADQRGNIVAVLETQTCDEMERLLTAINECPLVLHAGLTYLNMEDQLADTVNTRTRPTGEDGAGV
- a CDS encoding ABC transporter substrate-binding protein, giving the protein MKKRNGALRMLRCGWLCVLSLVLMTSLAQAAAIKIGAILAETGPAAFLGGPEVRSLRMLVEELNAKGGINGKTIELIVKDSAGSPEKAVSFAKQLIEEEKVFAIIGPSTSGESLSIKKIAEDGKTILISCSAAELIVNPVAPHVFKTAPSDSYAAQQIFMTMQKKGIKKIAVLAGNDGFGKAGKEQLAKNAQAFGITIVAEEVYDKSATDLMAIVAKLKANAEIEAVVNWSIVPAQSILAKNIRQATWDVPLYQSHGFANIKYAETAGVAAEGIIFPASRLLVAEALPAGPQRDFLLKYKNSYESKFNEKVSTFGGHTYDAMTILAKAIEVGGEDREKVRAAIENIKGLIGTAGTFNFSPTDHGGLGLDAFAMLTVKNGQFVLLEQ